TGCCGGCGGAGGGGTCGCGCGGCGCGAGCGGCTCTGCGGGGCGGACCGGCCGGGGCCGGTCGATGGTGCGCAGGAAGTCGGGGTCGTCGTCCGGGCCGAGCACCGGGGGGCGGGCGCCGGGGGAGGCCGGGCGCGTCGACGCCTCGCCGCGGGGACGGCCGAGCACCAGCCACGCGACCCCGCCGACCACGGGCGCGACGAGCACGGCCACCACCCAGAGCGGCCGGGGCATGGTCCGGACCTGCGCGGTGTCCGACCGCACGATGTCGAGGACGCAGTAGATGGTGAACGCCAGCACGATCGCTGCCGGGATCAGCCTCACGTCGTCTCCTCCGTCGGGTGGTCGGTGCCCCCATGATCGCCCAGGTGCGCCCCTGCTGCGTCCCCGGGGGACAGCAGGGCGACCGCTGCCACCCGGTCGGGCTTGCCGACCCCGGTGGTCGGCAGCCGGTCGACGTGGCGGAGCAGCCGGGGGACGGCCGCCGCGCCCAGGCGGTCGCGCACCGCGTCCTGCAGCGCACGTGCGGCGGTGGGCCCCGCGTCGGGGCCGACGACCAGGGCCGCGACCACCGACCCCCACCGCTGCGAGGGGACGGCCACGACCAGGCAGTCGCGGGCGCCGGCCTCGCGCAGCACCCGGTCGACCGCGTCGAGCGCGACGTTGACGCCGCCGGAGGTGACGACGTCGTCGGTGCGT
The sequence above is drawn from the Aquipuribacter hungaricus genome and encodes:
- a CDS encoding PLDc N-terminal domain-containing protein, with product MRLIPAAIVLAFTIYCVLDIVRSDTAQVRTMPRPLWVVAVLVAPVVGGVAWLVLGRPRGEASTRPASPGARPPVLGPDDDPDFLRTIDRPRPVRPAEPLAPRDPSAG
- a CDS encoding AMP-binding enzyme, producing ALEPWPPGAGAAGAAGADASTGRVVVTGPVVARGYRRPAAPSSGAPSGPSDEGFEVVAGVRRFRTADRGVLVEGLLQLLGRTDDVVTSGGVNVALDAVDRVLREAGARDCLVVAVPSQRWGSVVAALVVGPDAGPTAARALQDAVRDRLGAAAVPRLLRHVDRLPTTGVGKPDRVAAVALLSPGDAAGAHLGDHGGTDHPTEETT